In the genome of Bradyrhizobium sp. CIAT3101, one region contains:
- a CDS encoding sugar ABC transporter substrate-binding protein gives MVWTLRFAGLACVGLLLSPVSALAGPKVVSGPGADPGCFKPWSAQTKFFQWDKKPGPYKIALVNGFVGNTWRIQMVKTAKAFASQPGIKENIKEFKVVSTGTDVAAQLGAMEDFINQGFDAIVTIAVAPDGFDRIIRLADKNNVVVVPFDNVLDTDKVMMVNEDQKEMGRMSAKWLIDESGKKAGDILEVRGLPGNSVDRDRHLGFREVMEAPGNSFKITEVVGNWDTGTSQKVTADALAVHGHFDGVFTQGGSDGTVQAMMAAKHPFVPMSGEGENEYRKQIADHAKDGLKGMSYGQSPALVAIATKAAISALQGNVMPQLISIPIPVATYKDLKPGTNFWPDLNANFFAPNQFAPCGVNFTAPEIMSQSEKNTQ, from the coding sequence ATGGTGTGGACGCTTCGTTTTGCGGGGCTCGCTTGCGTTGGCCTGTTGCTGTCCCCGGTCAGTGCCTTGGCAGGGCCGAAAGTGGTGTCCGGTCCGGGCGCCGATCCGGGTTGCTTCAAGCCCTGGTCTGCCCAAACCAAGTTTTTCCAATGGGACAAGAAGCCCGGTCCCTACAAGATCGCGCTCGTCAACGGCTTCGTCGGCAACACCTGGCGCATCCAGATGGTGAAGACCGCAAAGGCCTTCGCCTCGCAGCCGGGCATCAAGGAGAACATCAAGGAGTTCAAGGTCGTCTCGACCGGCACCGATGTTGCAGCGCAACTCGGCGCGATGGAGGACTTCATCAATCAGGGTTTTGACGCCATCGTCACCATCGCAGTGGCTCCCGATGGCTTCGACCGCATTATCCGTCTTGCCGACAAGAACAACGTGGTCGTGGTCCCCTTCGACAACGTCCTGGATACCGACAAGGTGATGATGGTCAACGAGGACCAGAAGGAAATGGGCCGCATGTCGGCGAAGTGGCTGATCGACGAGAGCGGCAAGAAGGCGGGCGACATCCTCGAAGTCCGCGGCCTGCCGGGCAATTCGGTCGACCGTGACCGCCATCTCGGCTTCCGCGAGGTCATGGAAGCGCCGGGCAACAGCTTCAAGATCACCGAAGTGGTCGGCAATTGGGATACCGGCACCTCGCAGAAGGTGACGGCGGACGCGCTCGCGGTGCACGGCCATTTCGACGGCGTGTTCACGCAAGGCGGCTCGGACGGCACTGTGCAGGCGATGATGGCGGCGAAGCATCCCTTCGTCCCGATGTCGGGTGAGGGCGAGAACGAGTACCGCAAGCAGATCGCCGATCACGCCAAGGACGGGCTCAAGGGCATGTCCTACGGCCAGTCTCCGGCGCTGGTCGCCATCGCCACCAAGGCGGCGATCTCCGCGCTGCAGGGCAATGTGATGCCGCAGCTGATCTCGATCCCGATCCCGGTCGCGACCTACAAGGACCTGAAGCCCGGCACCAATTTCTGGCCGGACCTCAACGCAAACTTCTTCGCGCCGAACCAGTTCGCGCCCTGCGGCGTCAACTTCACGGCGCCGGAGATCATGTCGCAGAGCGAGAAGAACACCCAGTGA
- a CDS encoding sugar ABC transporter ATP-binding protein, which translates to MSDATLTQSAFLTLSGISKRYAGVRALEGVDFACERGKIHAVLGENGAGKSTLIKIIAGVVQPDTGTMRLDGRDVSFATPSAANAAGVVCIFQELSLMPDLSVADNISIASPPRRFGLIDARAQRRRAEALLAEIGCEDVNPLMRVRDLPLSRRQVVEIAKALGKKPQLLILDEATSALTSADVEKVYAMLARLKAEGVAILYISHRMHEVEALADRASVFRNGRHIETFDKGRRSTADIVQLMIGRDIAAQYPPKPARGSPKPMLAVDNLSWDKRLDRISLRVGAGEIVGLGGLDGQGQKSLLLALFGVLRGVSGQVTVEGREVRPASPAAAKSVGIALVPEDRKTEGLMLPMSISDNLVIASLDTISTGPLVDRARETEAIKRAIARLQIKIGAPGDAVATLSGGNQQKVVLAKWLMTDPRIILLNDPTRGIDVGTKQELYRLMRELADQGAAILFYSTDYDELIGCCDRVAIMYDGRIVRELEGDELNETNIIASALNIDAATPDTPGAAHA; encoded by the coding sequence ATGTCGGATGCCACCCTGACCCAATCTGCCTTTCTCACCCTGTCCGGAATTTCCAAGCGCTACGCCGGCGTGCGGGCGCTCGAAGGCGTCGACTTCGCATGCGAGCGCGGCAAGATCCACGCGGTGCTGGGCGAGAACGGCGCCGGCAAGTCGACGCTGATCAAGATCATCGCCGGCGTGGTCCAGCCCGACACCGGCACCATGCGGCTCGATGGACGCGACGTCAGCTTCGCGACGCCGTCGGCGGCCAATGCAGCCGGCGTCGTCTGCATCTTCCAGGAATTGTCGCTGATGCCCGACCTCTCGGTCGCGGACAACATCTCGATCGCGTCGCCGCCGCGCCGCTTCGGCCTCATCGACGCGCGGGCGCAGCGCCGCCGCGCCGAGGCGTTACTGGCGGAGATCGGCTGCGAGGACGTCAATCCGCTGATGCGCGTGCGCGACCTGCCGCTGTCGCGCCGCCAGGTGGTGGAGATCGCCAAGGCGCTCGGCAAGAAGCCGCAGCTCCTGATCCTCGACGAAGCCACGTCGGCCTTGACCAGTGCCGACGTCGAGAAGGTGTACGCCATGCTGGCACGGCTCAAGGCCGAGGGCGTCGCTATTCTCTACATCTCGCACCGGATGCACGAGGTCGAGGCGCTGGCCGACCGTGCCTCCGTGTTCCGCAACGGACGCCATATCGAGACCTTCGACAAGGGCCGGCGCTCGACCGCCGATATCGTTCAACTCATGATCGGGCGCGACATCGCAGCCCAATATCCGCCCAAGCCCGCGCGCGGTTCGCCGAAGCCCATGCTGGCTGTCGACAATCTGAGCTGGGACAAGCGCCTCGATCGCATCTCGCTCCGCGTCGGCGCCGGCGAGATCGTCGGCCTCGGCGGGCTCGACGGCCAGGGCCAGAAATCCCTGCTGCTGGCGCTGTTCGGCGTGCTGCGCGGCGTGTCCGGACAAGTCACCGTCGAAGGCCGCGAGGTGCGCCCCGCGTCTCCGGCGGCGGCGAAGTCGGTCGGCATTGCGCTTGTGCCGGAGGATCGCAAGACCGAAGGCCTGATGCTGCCGATGTCGATATCAGACAATCTGGTGATCGCCTCGCTCGACACGATCTCGACCGGGCCTCTGGTCGACCGTGCACGCGAGACGGAGGCGATCAAGCGCGCCATCGCGCGGCTGCAGATCAAGATCGGCGCGCCCGGCGACGCGGTCGCCACGCTCTCCGGCGGCAACCAGCAGAAGGTCGTTCTCGCCAAATGGCTGATGACCGATCCGCGTATCATCCTGCTCAACGATCCCACGCGCGGCATCGACGTCGGCACCAAGCAGGAGCTTTACCGGCTGATGCGCGAGCTCGCCGACCAGGGCGCCGCCATCCTGTTCTACTCGACCGACTATGACGAGCTCATCGGCTGCTGCGACCGGGTGGCGATCATGTATGACGGGCGCATCGTGCGCGAGCTCGAAGGCGACGAGCTCAACGAGACCAACATCATCGCGAGCGCGCTGAACATCGACGCCGCGACGCCGGACACGCCCGGAGCCGCCCATGCTTGA
- a CDS encoding ABC transporter permease, with product MLDDIAIRVRQNIGIVTAVLLFSILYLLYNLAHPKGFSSAVLVQNGDEIFALAMLAMAQTVPVLASGLDLSVGAVMTMVGCFASYLLTGAAGGTPLHLDIFGLHLGLGTFPGGVGGILLGIVVCLATGALAGFINGCVVVYGRIQPIIATLATGAVYIGIALFLRPTPGGKIDEDLNWALTNSLGDFAATVHIFDDGAAPWFAPVAWIPVPFVLLALIALLVWVPFRRSVLGRAVYAVGSAEGAAYMSGLPIDRAKIAAFTLAGFFAGCGGLFLAIQTSSGNADIPQAGAYTLNSVASVVIGGTSLLGGTGSAIGSIFGAMVLRVISFFFRIFDIAPLLQPLFEGLILLAAVSIGALGVLRVKNTLELFR from the coding sequence ATGCTTGACGATATCGCCATCAGGGTTCGTCAGAACATCGGCATCGTCACCGCCGTTCTGTTGTTCTCGATTCTTTATCTGCTCTACAACCTCGCCCACCCCAAGGGCTTCTCATCGGCGGTTCTGGTGCAGAACGGCGACGAGATCTTCGCGCTTGCCATGCTGGCGATGGCCCAGACCGTGCCGGTGCTGGCATCAGGGCTGGACCTTTCCGTGGGCGCCGTCATGACCATGGTCGGATGTTTCGCGAGCTATCTGCTTACGGGGGCGGCCGGCGGCACGCCGCTGCATCTCGATATCTTCGGCCTGCATCTCGGCCTCGGCACCTTTCCCGGCGGTGTCGGTGGCATCCTGCTCGGCATCGTCGTGTGTCTTGCGACCGGCGCGCTGGCCGGCTTCATCAATGGCTGCGTCGTCGTCTATGGGCGCATCCAGCCGATCATCGCGACGCTCGCGACCGGCGCGGTCTATATCGGCATTGCGCTGTTCCTGCGGCCGACGCCGGGCGGCAAGATCGACGAGGATCTCAACTGGGCGCTGACCAATTCGCTCGGGGATTTCGCCGCGACCGTCCATATCTTCGATGATGGCGCGGCGCCCTGGTTTGCGCCGGTGGCCTGGATCCCGGTGCCGTTCGTGCTGCTCGCCCTGATCGCGCTGCTGGTCTGGGTGCCGTTCCGCCGCTCCGTGCTGGGTCGCGCCGTCTATGCGGTCGGCTCGGCCGAGGGCGCCGCCTACATGTCCGGCCTGCCGATCGATCGCGCCAAGATCGCAGCCTTCACGCTCGCCGGCTTCTTCGCCGGCTGTGGCGGACTTTTTCTCGCCATCCAGACCTCCTCGGGCAATGCCGACATCCCGCAGGCCGGCGCCTATACGCTCAACTCCGTCGCCTCCGTCGTGATCGGTGGGACGTCGCTGCTCGGCGGGACCGGCAGCGCGATCGGCTCGATCTTCGGCGCCATGGTCCTGCGCGTCATCTCGTTCTTCTTCCGTATCTTCGACATCGCGCCGTTGTTGCAACCGCTGTTCGAGGGTCTGATCCTGCTGGCGGCGGTCAGCATCGGCGCGCTCGGCGTGCTGCGCGTCAAGAATACGCTGGAGCTGTTTCGATGA
- a CDS encoding ABC transporter permease has translation MSSASLSLSRDDRPILIAALFILVILVAGTIYTFARFGSAPLLSPTYLLQQLQIGAFLGIVAAGMMMVILIAQIDLSVPWTLAAAAMMATSIGGPLAIPVGLGVGLLVGLINGIGVAYLRVPSMIFTLGVNAVMRGLMVAHTGGYAPQTAATDLMRMLAGDRTLGIPNALFVWIAVSVVVTIVLQRTTLGRYVYAIGNKEAAAYLAGVDTRRITVICFVLCGLAAALAGVLLAGYSTKAYQGMGDAYLLPSIAAVVIGGTNILGGRGRYLGTLIGVVLIVLLNSVLSIMDMPEAGRQVIYGLVIIFMLLVYGRGERVTS, from the coding sequence ATGAGTTCGGCCTCACTCAGTCTCTCGCGCGACGACCGTCCGATCCTGATCGCGGCGCTGTTCATCCTCGTCATCCTGGTGGCGGGTACGATCTATACGTTTGCCCGCTTCGGCAGCGCGCCGCTGCTGTCGCCGACCTATCTGCTGCAGCAGCTCCAGATCGGCGCCTTCCTCGGCATCGTCGCCGCCGGGATGATGATGGTGATCCTGATCGCGCAGATCGATCTGTCGGTGCCGTGGACGCTGGCCGCGGCCGCCATGATGGCGACGTCGATCGGCGGACCGCTCGCCATTCCGGTCGGGCTCGGCGTCGGGCTGCTGGTCGGTCTCATCAACGGCATCGGGGTTGCGTATCTGCGCGTGCCCTCGATGATCTTCACGCTCGGCGTCAACGCGGTGATGCGCGGGCTGATGGTGGCGCACACCGGCGGCTACGCCCCGCAGACCGCCGCCACCGATCTGATGCGGATGCTTGCCGGCGACCGCACGCTCGGCATCCCCAACGCCTTGTTCGTCTGGATCGCCGTGTCGGTGGTCGTCACGATTGTTCTTCAGCGCACGACGCTTGGCCGCTACGTCTATGCCATCGGCAACAAGGAGGCGGCCGCGTATCTCGCCGGCGTCGACACCCGCCGTATCACCGTGATCTGCTTCGTCCTCTGCGGCCTCGCCGCCGCACTCGCCGGCGTTCTGCTCGCCGGCTATTCCACCAAGGCCTATCAGGGCATGGGGGATGCCTATCTGCTGCCGTCGATCGCGGCGGTGGTGATCGGCGGCACCAACATCCTCGGCGGCCGTGGCCGCTATCTCGGGACGCTGATCGGCGTCGTGTTGATCGTGCTGCTCAACAGCGTGCTGTCGATCATGGACATGCCCGAGGCCGGCCGCCAGGTGATCTACGGCCTCGTCATCATCTTCATGCTGCTGGTCTACGGCCGCGGCGAACGCGTCACGAGCTGA
- a CDS encoding PLP-dependent aminotransferase family protein, whose amino-acid sequence MADWRPDLSNSDKPRYLAIADAIADDIAAGRLVIGDRLPPQRKLAKRLDVDFTTVARGYVEAQKRGLIESKVGQGTFVRDKPRPRRSATSFPPRPVDLSMNLPPEPDDPELIERMQAGAEHVLRDIASLLRYQGFGGTQADKDAASSWLGRRALVPAQSRIFVSPGAHPALLGILSILAKSGEVVLCEAITYPGIRSIAAQLGITLVGLPMDDDGIEPQALTDACKKLKPKAIYLNPTLQNPTTLTIPDSRRREIVAIARRFKLPIIEDDAYGFIPEHGHGHAPFAAIAPDLTWHVAGLAKCIGAGLRTAYVVVPDTRSAWPFASALRSATVMASPLTVAIATRWIEDGTADTMLRFIRAETSARQKLAAEILPKGSYRGDPLSFNLWVALPTPWRRSAFVEHMRQTGIGVVASDAFVVSDLPPEAVRVCICGPSNRAQIRSALEYAAHALVETPALASPFL is encoded by the coding sequence ATGGCCGACTGGCGACCCGACCTATCGAACAGCGACAAGCCGCGCTATCTCGCGATTGCAGATGCGATTGCCGACGATATCGCGGCCGGACGGCTCGTGATCGGCGATCGCCTGCCGCCACAGCGCAAACTCGCCAAGCGCCTCGATGTCGATTTCACGACCGTCGCGCGCGGCTATGTCGAAGCCCAGAAGCGCGGGCTGATCGAATCGAAGGTCGGACAGGGAACCTTCGTGCGCGACAAGCCGCGACCGCGTCGCTCGGCGACGAGCTTCCCGCCTCGTCCCGTCGACCTGTCGATGAACCTGCCGCCCGAGCCCGATGATCCCGAACTGATCGAGCGCATGCAGGCCGGCGCCGAACATGTGCTGCGCGACATCGCCTCGTTGCTGCGCTACCAGGGCTTCGGCGGCACGCAGGCCGACAAGGATGCCGCCTCGAGCTGGCTCGGCCGCCGTGCGCTGGTGCCAGCGCAGAGCCGCATCTTCGTCTCGCCGGGGGCACATCCGGCGCTGCTCGGCATTCTCTCGATCCTTGCGAAATCAGGCGAGGTGGTGCTGTGCGAGGCCATCACCTATCCCGGCATCAGGTCCATCGCCGCGCAGCTCGGCATCACCCTCGTCGGCCTGCCGATGGATGACGACGGCATCGAGCCGCAGGCGCTGACCGATGCCTGCAAGAAGCTGAAGCCCAAGGCCATCTACCTCAATCCGACGCTGCAGAATCCGACCACGCTGACGATTCCGGATTCGCGACGGCGCGAGATCGTCGCGATCGCGCGACGCTTCAAGCTCCCGATCATCGAGGACGATGCTTACGGCTTCATTCCCGAGCACGGCCACGGCCACGCGCCCTTCGCCGCGATCGCGCCCGATCTGACCTGGCACGTCGCGGGACTGGCGAAATGCATCGGAGCGGGCCTGCGCACCGCCTACGTCGTCGTGCCCGATACGCGCTCGGCCTGGCCGTTTGCCTCTGCGCTGAGGTCGGCGACCGTGATGGCGTCCCCCCTCACCGTGGCGATCGCGACGCGCTGGATCGAAGACGGCACCGCGGACACGATGTTGCGGTTCATCCGCGCGGAGACTTCGGCGCGGCAGAAGCTCGCCGCCGAAATCCTGCCCAAGGGATCCTATCGCGGCGATCCCCTGAGCTTCAACCTGTGGGTCGCGCTGCCCACGCCCTGGCGGCGCTCGGCTTTCGTGGAGCATATGCGCCAGACCGGCATTGGCGTGGTCGCAAGCGACGCCTTTGTCGTGAGCGATCTGCCTCCCGAGGCCGTGAGAGTCTGCATCTGCGGCCCTTCAAACCGCGCGCAGATCAGATCCGCGCTCGAATACGCCGCTCACGCGCTGGTCGAAACTCCGGCCCTGGCGTCGCCGTTTCTCTGA
- a CDS encoding MSMEG_0572/Sll0783 family nitrogen starvation response protein, producing the protein MPAVNMPARQKGDFLVDYEEKVFEDVKAKPGEKALVTFHTVAFEGSIGLVNILQALRLKRKGFETSVLLYGPGVTLGIQRGFPKIGDEAFPGAQNFNNQLAKFMDEGGKVYACRFALQALYGHGEPSLIPGIRPINPLDVLDLILLHRRDDAFMIHTWTV; encoded by the coding sequence ATGCCAGCAGTGAACATGCCCGCGCGTCAGAAGGGCGATTTTCTCGTCGACTACGAAGAGAAGGTGTTCGAGGACGTCAAAGCAAAGCCCGGCGAGAAAGCGCTCGTCACCTTCCACACCGTCGCGTTCGAGGGCTCCATCGGTCTCGTCAATATTCTCCAGGCGCTGCGCTTGAAGCGGAAGGGTTTCGAGACGTCGGTTCTGCTCTACGGCCCCGGCGTCACGCTCGGCATTCAGCGCGGCTTTCCGAAGATCGGCGACGAGGCTTTCCCGGGCGCGCAGAACTTCAACAACCAGCTCGCGAAGTTCATGGATGAAGGCGGCAAGGTCTATGCCTGCCGGTTCGCGTTGCAGGCGCTCTACGGCCATGGCGAACCGTCGCTCATTCCGGGCATCCGGCCGATCAATCCGCTCGATGTGCTCGACCTGATCCTGCTTCATCGCAGGGACGACGCGTTCATGATCCACACCTGGACCGTCTGA
- a CDS encoding Nit6803 family nitrilase yields the protein MTAKRTIRAGAIQIAPDLDTPTGTVDRILAAIAEAAAKGVQFAVFPETFVPWYPYFSFVRPPVLSGAEHIQLYDNAVVVPGPVTDAVAQAAKRHGMVVVLGVNERDHGSLYNTQLVFDANGAIVLKRRKITPTFHERMIWGQGDGAGLKVVETAVGRVGALACWEHYNPLARYALMAQHEEIHAAQFPGSLVGQIFADQIEVTIRHHALESGCFVVNATGWLTEEQIAKISPEEGLRKGLRGGCMTAIVSPEGNHLVPPLTSGEGILVADLDLALITKRKRMMDSVGHYARPELLSLVLNDRAARPMHGFHPNRLAPIPGDPSDETADAATQGDADRAADQRVAVLRGPAR from the coding sequence GTGACAGCGAAACGCACGATCAGAGCCGGTGCGATTCAGATCGCGCCGGATCTGGACACGCCGACCGGAACGGTCGACCGGATTCTGGCGGCCATCGCGGAGGCGGCGGCCAAGGGAGTCCAGTTCGCCGTCTTTCCGGAGACGTTCGTTCCCTGGTACCCGTATTTCTCCTTTGTCCGTCCGCCGGTCCTGAGCGGCGCCGAACACATCCAGCTCTACGACAACGCCGTCGTCGTGCCCGGTCCCGTGACGGACGCGGTCGCGCAAGCGGCCAAGCGTCACGGCATGGTGGTGGTGCTCGGCGTCAACGAGCGCGATCACGGCTCGCTTTACAACACCCAACTCGTGTTCGACGCGAACGGTGCGATCGTCCTGAAGCGGCGCAAGATCACGCCGACGTTTCATGAGCGCATGATCTGGGGGCAGGGCGATGGCGCCGGCCTGAAGGTGGTCGAGACCGCAGTCGGCCGGGTCGGTGCGCTGGCCTGCTGGGAGCATTACAACCCGCTCGCCCGCTACGCGCTGATGGCCCAGCACGAGGAAATCCATGCGGCCCAGTTTCCGGGGTCGCTGGTCGGACAGATCTTTGCCGACCAGATCGAGGTGACGATCCGGCATCATGCGCTGGAAAGCGGATGCTTCGTCGTCAATGCCACCGGCTGGCTGACTGAGGAACAGATCGCCAAGATCTCGCCGGAGGAGGGCCTGCGCAAAGGCCTGCGCGGCGGCTGCATGACCGCGATCGTCTCTCCCGAAGGAAATCATCTGGTGCCGCCGCTGACCAGCGGCGAGGGCATCCTCGTCGCCGATCTCGATCTCGCCCTGATCACCAAACGCAAGCGGATGATGGACTCGGTCGGCCACTACGCGCGGCCGGAGCTGCTTTCGCTGGTGCTGAACGACCGAGCCGCGCGACCGATGCACGGCTTTCACCCGAACCGCCTCGCGCCCATTCCCGGAGACCCATCAGATGAGACCGCAGATGCCGCAACCCAAGGCGATGCCGACCGAGCAGCTGATCAACGAGTTGCAGTCCTTCGGGGTCCGGCTCGCTGA
- a CDS encoding MSMEG_0568 family radical SAM protein produces MPQPKAMPTEQLINELQSFGVRLADPKTAGTGRRGGAGPSDHTPFTIDGATVMIPVHNAPAFESPYLVERPDEAGRSRISRDGVVLADVSFPLRPKFYDRTTEDGVPYWKIATLHGRDVLATTVLQTCIRYQSRTKTCQFCAIGQSLAAGRTVERKAPAQLAEVAKAAVELDGVRHMVMTTGTPHTSDRGAGILAESAQAVKAAVDLPIQAQCEPPDDFAWFQRMKSSGVDALGMHLEVIGPAVRQRIMPGKAQVQVERYMEAFAAAVPVFGRGQVSTYILAGLGDEPSEILALSRRLIDIGVYPFVVPFVPIAGTPLESHPTPSAAFMHDILRPLAGMLRAGGLRATDIKAGCGKCGACSALSTYERGASA; encoded by the coding sequence ATGCCGCAACCCAAGGCGATGCCGACCGAGCAGCTGATCAACGAGTTGCAGTCCTTCGGGGTCCGGCTCGCTGATCCCAAGACCGCGGGAACCGGCCGTCGCGGCGGTGCGGGGCCGTCGGATCACACGCCGTTCACGATCGACGGCGCGACCGTGATGATTCCGGTTCACAACGCGCCGGCCTTCGAGAGCCCCTACCTCGTCGAGCGTCCGGACGAGGCCGGGCGCAGCCGCATCTCGCGCGATGGCGTGGTGCTCGCAGACGTCTCGTTTCCGTTGCGACCCAAATTCTACGACCGCACCACCGAGGACGGTGTTCCCTATTGGAAGATCGCGACCCTGCATGGGCGCGACGTCCTCGCCACCACCGTGCTGCAGACCTGCATCCGCTACCAGAGCCGCACCAAGACCTGTCAGTTCTGCGCCATCGGGCAGTCGCTCGCGGCGGGACGCACGGTCGAGCGCAAGGCGCCGGCGCAGCTCGCCGAAGTGGCCAAGGCGGCCGTCGAGCTCGACGGTGTCCGCCATATGGTGATGACGACGGGCACGCCGCATACGTCCGATCGCGGCGCCGGGATCCTTGCGGAGAGTGCGCAGGCCGTCAAAGCTGCCGTCGATCTCCCGATCCAGGCGCAATGCGAACCGCCAGATGATTTCGCCTGGTTCCAGCGCATGAAGAGTTCGGGCGTCGACGCGCTCGGCATGCATCTGGAGGTGATCGGGCCGGCGGTGCGGCAGAGGATCATGCCGGGCAAGGCGCAGGTCCAGGTCGAACGATATATGGAAGCGTTCGCTGCGGCCGTCCCGGTGTTTGGACGCGGTCAGGTCTCGACTTACATCCTCGCTGGCCTCGGCGACGAACCTTCCGAGATCCTCGCGTTGTCGCGCCGCCTCATCGATATCGGCGTCTATCCCTTCGTCGTGCCGTTCGTGCCGATTGCCGGCACGCCGCTGGAGAGCCATCCGACGCCGTCTGCAGCGTTCATGCACGACATCTTGCGTCCGCTCGCCGGGATGCTGCGCGCCGGCGGACTGCGCGCCACCGACATCAAGGCAGGTTGCGGCAAATGCGGCGCCTGCTCGGCCCTGTCCACCTACGAACGCGGAGCCAGCGCATGA
- a CDS encoding MSMEG_0567/Sll0786 family nitrogen starvation N-acetyltransferase produces the protein MMFEPFKPFVAPEFQVKFATEAWERAAAAALRRDVFCEEQNVFSGDDRDAVDDIAIPLVAVSLLGVAEADVVGTVRIHADEHEADVWWGSRLAVEKGYRRLSAVGAGLIRLAVSSAHARGCRRFLANVQSQNALLFQHMHWRSLGEFELLGRPHHRMEADLDHYPPFRTPETGFLSLAKLAA, from the coding sequence ATGATGTTCGAACCGTTCAAGCCATTCGTGGCGCCGGAATTCCAGGTGAAGTTCGCAACCGAAGCCTGGGAGCGTGCCGCCGCAGCAGCCCTGCGTCGCGACGTGTTTTGCGAAGAGCAGAACGTGTTTTCCGGCGATGATCGCGACGCGGTCGACGATATCGCCATTCCGCTCGTCGCCGTGTCGCTGCTCGGCGTGGCCGAGGCCGATGTCGTCGGCACCGTGCGCATTCATGCCGATGAACACGAGGCGGATGTGTGGTGGGGCTCCCGCCTTGCCGTTGAAAAGGGCTATCGCCGGCTCAGCGCGGTCGGCGCCGGTCTGATCCGGCTTGCCGTCTCCTCTGCGCATGCGCGCGGCTGCCGGCGCTTCCTTGCCAACGTGCAGAGCCAGAATGCGCTTCTGTTCCAGCACATGCACTGGCGCTCGCTCGGCGAATTCGAACTGCTCGGCCGGCCGCACCATCGCATGGAGGCCGACCTTGACCACTACCCGCCATTCCGGACGCCGGAAACCGGCTTCCTGTCGCTCGCAAAACTGGCGGCCTGA
- a CDS encoding sll0787 family AIR synthase-like protein yields MLTDAALTSLAERLRQSRGIAAKADIASVAAALDLSGGDAIAVGDDCAAIPEGDGYTLFAIEGFMNEFVAADPWFAGWCGAMVNISDVAAMGGRPTAIVNAIWSNGADKAAPILEGLKAAAKTFGVPVIGGHTNVRSGQSQFAVAILGRAKRLLTSFDARPGDKIIAAIDLRGRYREPFANWEAATDAPAQRLRDDLEILPSIAEAGLALAAKDISQGGVVGTAAMLAECSQVAITLDVEAIPIPAGAPLERWLLTFPSFGYLLSAKPDSVDEILSRFQRRGIAAAAIGDVSVGTSVDIRAACGRATVWDFAAQPLIGCAPGQSHQQRSVA; encoded by the coding sequence ATGCTGACGGACGCCGCACTCACGAGCCTCGCCGAAAGGCTCCGCCAAAGCCGCGGCATCGCCGCCAAGGCCGACATCGCTTCTGTTGCGGCCGCGCTCGACCTCTCGGGGGGCGACGCCATCGCGGTGGGGGACGACTGCGCGGCGATCCCGGAGGGGGATGGCTACACGCTGTTCGCGATCGAAGGCTTCATGAACGAATTCGTCGCCGCCGACCCCTGGTTTGCCGGCTGGTGCGGCGCCATGGTCAACATCTCGGACGTCGCGGCGATGGGCGGGCGGCCGACTGCCATCGTCAACGCGATCTGGTCCAATGGTGCGGACAAGGCCGCGCCCATCCTAGAAGGATTGAAAGCCGCCGCGAAGACATTCGGTGTGCCCGTGATCGGCGGGCATACCAATGTGCGCAGCGGCCAGAGCCAGTTTGCCGTCGCAATCCTCGGCCGCGCGAAGCGCCTCCTCACCAGCTTCGACGCCAGGCCCGGCGACAAGATCATCGCGGCGATAGATCTTCGCGGCCGTTACCGCGAGCCGTTCGCGAACTGGGAAGCGGCGACCGACGCACCGGCGCAGCGGTTGCGCGACGATCTGGAGATCCTGCCGTCCATTGCCGAGGCTGGGCTCGCGCTCGCCGCCAAGGATATCAGCCAGGGCGGTGTCGTCGGGACTGCGGCGATGCTGGCCGAGTGTTCGCAGGTCGCCATCACGCTGGACGTTGAGGCGATTCCAATTCCCGCCGGTGCGCCGCTCGAGCGCTGGCTGCTCACATTCCCGAGCTTCGGTTATCTCCTGTCGGCGAAGCCCGACTCCGTCGACGAGATCCTGTCGCGCTTCCAGCGGCGCGGCATCGCAGCAGCCGCGATCGGAGACGTCAGCGTGGGAACGAGCGTGGATATTCGCGCCGCTTGCGGCCGCGCAACGGTCTGGGATTTTGCGGCACAGCCCTTGATCGGATGTGCGCCAGGTCAGAGCCATCAGCAGCGGAGCGTGGCATGA